The Leptospiraceae bacterium genome includes the window TTAAACTGATTCATTTGCAAAGCTATGATAAAAATTCTACGATTAAATTGCAAGATATATCTGAACTTCTATACTTGCGAACAGTTAGAGAATTCAGAGAGTGCTTTTTTCTTGTTCTTTTTGGTGCGGATAATCATCTTATCCATATCGAATTACTGTCAAAGGGAGGCTTAGAAGAAGTAGGAGTGTATCCAAGAGAAATCGCAAAAGTCGCCTTAGACTACGGAGCCAAATCAATTCTAATTTCCCACAACCATCCAAATGCTGATGCAGTCCCAAGCAGAAAAGATATAATTTTATTGGAACGGTTAAGAGAGATTTTACGTCCATTGGAAATCACGGTAATTGACCAGTTGACTATCGGTAAAAATGGAGTGTATTCTTCAGATAAAAAAAATTGGACATATAAGCAAAAATAGAAATTTTTGTATAAGAATATTTTACGTGATAAATTTTTTTAGGTATGAATAAATATGAAATCTCAAAACTTTCAACTTCTCAAAATCCTTTTGGTAAATCTATAGTCGGAGTGGTTCTTTGTGGTGGGCTTTCTAAAAGAATGGGGACGGACAAAGGCACATTGAAAACTCGCGGGAAATACTGGGCAGATTACTCTTTAACTATTTTAAAAAATTTTACAAATACTGTTATCTTTTCAATTCGTGAGGATCAATTTGGTTTATACAGAAAAATTTTTCCAAATTCAAATTTAATTTTAGATAATGCAAATGCTAAGGGCCCGTTGAATGGAATCCTAAGTGTCTATGAAAAATTTCCAGATTGTGATTTACTTATTCATGCCTGCGATATGATTTCAATGGATAAAAATATAGTTTCAATATTATATACAAAATTTAAAAATTTCACTGGCTTCGAATTTTATGTTTTTAAAATTGATGGAAAAATTGAGCCTTTGTGTGGAATTTACACTTGTCATGGATTGAAAAAATTAAAAAATCAAATTGATTCGGTAGGTTTTCAATCCTATTCACTAAAAGAAATTTTAGCAAAATTCAAAACTCTTTATATAGAGGATGAAAATATTTCTAAAAATTTTTTCAAAAATATTAACTATCCGGAAG containing:
- the radC gene encoding DNA repair protein RadC gives rise to the protein MKLSFRKGDSDPRSKILTDPERLENWELFAILIGKGCKTKNVEVLSKEILSNFGGLIGFLKASVGSLLKLPGIGNAKVASLLAAKELVNRFKLIHLQSYDKNSTIKLQDISELLYLRTVREFRECFFLVLFGADNHLIHIELLSKGGLEEVGVYPREIAKVALDYGAKSILISHNHPNADAVPSRKDIILLERLREILRPLEITVIDQLTIGKNGVYSSDKKNWTYKQK
- a CDS encoding molybdenum cofactor guanylyltransferase, encoding MNKYEISKLSTSQNPFGKSIVGVVLCGGLSKRMGTDKGTLKTRGKYWADYSLTILKNFTNTVIFSIREDQFGLYRKIFPNSNLILDNANAKGPLNGILSVYEKFPDCDLLIHACDMISMDKNIVSILYTKFKNFTGFEFYVFKIDGKIEPLCGIYTCHGLKKLKNQIDSVGFQSYSLKEILAKFKTLYIEDENISKNFFKNINYPEDILLE